A stretch of Prinia subflava isolate CZ2003 ecotype Zambia chromosome 14, Cam_Psub_1.2, whole genome shotgun sequence DNA encodes these proteins:
- the PTPDC1 gene encoding protein tyrosine phosphatase domain-containing protein 1 isoform X1, with the protein MAAGVLLQNEQPYSSLIESSVYLANMSSGSWRRPTAKYTKVGERLRHVIPGHMQCSMACGGRACKYENPARWAPQQQAIGGLYSSWITDNILAMARPSTELIEKYNIIEQFERCGIKTIINLQRPGEHASCGNPLEQESGFTYLPEAFMEAGIYFYNFGWKDYGVASLTTILDMVKVMSFALQEGRVAVHCHAGLGRTGVLIACYLVFATRMSADQAILFVRAKRPNSIQTRGQLLCVREFSQFLVPLRNVFACCEPRAHAVTLAQYLTRQRHLLHGYESRHLKHVPKLVHLVCKLLLDLAENRQVVEAELLDVPDLSAEIERTVSQLGPAALERELARHDSDASDSSHAPSSALDTRDSHCSLGHECDPFWKRRNVECLQPLTHLRRRLSYSESDLRRTEFLLEHDDTAWTVPAQILENNKAKENSGEECSATGEAKPQLELNKEELVHNTCVFWSQGRFSLDGRRDGSHHRRNSTKEVQRSRTFSSGLASIHNPKEPGVPRHSFANDAAHRKDHKTNIYGRRVYLSEDSDSSSSSSKVSFSIGYESQGSREVSETIPHIVLQSELSLEARRVLAAKALADINEFLGEDEVKQKVEMWQKELNSRDGAWDKICTERDPFILCSLMWSWIEQLKEPIISKDDIDMLAKNCTESQDALYLLRKEQCQTILCILHCVVNLQVLPADVEEAVLARAIKAFTKTNFDSENGPYVYNTLKTVFKQALEEKRKRIKEGTENNPS; encoded by the exons ATGGCTGCAGGAGTTCTGCTGCAAAATGAGCAACCATACTCCTCGCTGATAGAGAGCAGTGTGTATCTGGCAAATATGAGTTCAG GGAGCTGGCGGCGCCCCACGGCCAAGTACACCAAGGTGGGCGAGCGGCTGCGCCACGTCATCCCCGGGCACATGCAGTGCTCCATGGCCTGCGGCGGCCGCGCCTGCAAGTACGAGAACCCCGCGCGCTGGGCGCCGCAGCAGCAGGCCATCGGCGGGCTCTACTCGTCCTG GATAACAGATAACATCCTGGCTATGGCTCGACCCTCAACAGAACTAATTGAAAAGTACAACATCATTGAGCAGTTTGAAAG ATGTGGCATAAAAACCATAATTAACCTCCAGCGTCCTGGGGAGCACGCGAGCTGTGGGAAccccctggagcaggagagtGGCTTCACCTACCTTCCTGAAGCCTTTATGGAGGCTGGCA tttatttttataattttggaTGGAAGGATTATGGAGTGGCATCTCTCACGACCATCCTTGACATGGTGAAGGTGATGTCTTTTgccctgcaggaggggagggtgGCTGTTCACTGCCACGCAGGACTGGGGAGGACAG gtGTTCTAATAGCTTGCTACTTAGTTTTTGCCACCAGGATGAGCGCGGACCAGGCGATCCTGTTTGTGAGAGCCAAGAGGCCCAACTCCATCCAGACGCGGGGGCAGCTGCTGTGCGTGCGCGAGTTCTCGCAGTTCCTGGTGCCGCTGCGCAACGTCTTCGCGTGCTGCGAGCCGCGGGCGCACGCCGTCACGCTGGCGCAGTACCTCACCCGCCAGAGGCACCTGCTGCACGGCTACGAGAGCAGGCACCTCAAACACGTGCCCAAGCTCGTGCACCTGGTGTGCAAGCTGCTGCTGGACCTGGCCGAGAACAGGCAGGTGGTGGAGGCGGAGCTGCTGGACGTGCCGGACCTGTCGGCCGAGATTGAGAGGACCGTGTCCCAGCTGGGCCCCGCCGCGCTGGAGCGGGAGCTGGCCAGGCACGACAGCGACGCCTCCGACTCGTCCCACgccccctcctctgctctcGACACCCGGGACTCGCACTGCTCCCTGGGACACGAGTGTGATCCtttctggaaaagaaggaaTGTCGAATGCCTTCAGCCTCTTACTCATCTGAGAAGGCGTCTGAGCTACAGTGAGTCAGACCTGAGGAGAACTGAGTTTCTTTTGGAACACGATGACACTGCCTGGACAGTGCCTGCTCAGATCCTAGAGAACAACAAAGCCAAGGAGAACAGTGGGGAGGAATGTTCTGCCACGGGTGAGGCAAAGCCACAGCTGGAGTTAAACAAAGAAGAGCTAGTGCATAACACGTGCGTGTTCTGGAGCCAAGGCAGGTTTAGTCTGGATGGACGCAGGGATGGCTCCCATCACAGAAGGAACTCCACCAAAGAAGTGCAGCGCAGCAGGACCTTTTCCTCAGGCCTCGCATCCATCCACAATCCCAAGGAGCCTGGGGTGCCGAGGCACAGCTTTGCCAACGACGCTGCTCACAGGAAGGACCACAAGACCAACATATATGGCAGGAGGGTCTATCTCTCTGAGGACTCTgactcttcttcttcctcttccaaaGTGAGCTTTTCCATTGGGTATGAAAGCCAGGGTAGCAGAGAGGTGTCAGAGACAATTCCACACATTGTTCTGCAGTCAGAATTAAGTTTGGAAGCCCGAAGAGTTCTGGCAGCCAAAGCACTTGCAGATATAAATGAATTTCTGGGAGAGGATGAAGTGAAGCAGAAAGTAGAAATGTGGCAG aaagaACTGAATTCTCGAGATGGAGCTTGGGATAAAATCTGCACAGAAAGAGATCCTTTTATCCTCTGCAGCTTGATGTGGTCTTGGATAGAGCAGCTGAAAGAACCTATTATATCCAAAGATGATATTGACATGCTGGCAAAAAATtgcacagaatcccaggatgcACTCTACTTGCTGAGAAAG gagcagtgtcAGACCATCCTGTGTATTTTACACTGTGTGGTGAacctgcaggtgctgccagctGATGTGGAGGAGGCCGTACTTGCTCGTGCTATTAAAGCTTTCACCAAG ACAAACTTCGATTCTGAGAATGGGCCATATGTTTACAATACCttgaaaactgtatttaaacaagcactggaagaaaaaaggaaaaggattaaggaaggaacagagaatAATCCTTCTTGa
- the LOC134558116 gene encoding nascent polypeptide-associated complex subunit alpha, muscle-specific form-like isoform X2, which produces MSRAPMKSPAAAAACQGRALLCATPSLRGIPPALGPERPGGCAARAEGESRSCSARRRARAPESRRGTCPAWAPPFRLGTPGTPGCRRSASPEHAATRPGRAVPVSQAASGAAGAPGPPGHRSRPAPRSSRPGGRSPTPDWDAGNGFSTPLLEDSLDPVEPPTGVAAGWNSPPSLLVPAHKPSSHRRAKPVAEGDLASQPTSRTEPMGTRSDPLEDDEGAAGTTARVPDPQKGVGSGFCQGIRCLLELMAIVAGGELVFMLCCIGIWYCWKRKRHLLEEKLKAGGWSRDLYNQKSNSSSSESDQFIFAPPSSVTL; this is translated from the exons ATGAGCCGTGCTCCAATGAAGTCACCAGCGGCAGCTGCGGCGTGCCAGGGCCgggccctgctctgtgccacccccAGCCTGCGAGGGATCCCGCCTGCGCTGGGCCCCGAGCGGCCCGGGGGCTGCGCTGCCCGTGCCGAGGGCGAGAGCCGCTCCTGCAGCGCCCGGAGGCGGGCCAGGGCTCCGGAGAGCCGCCGCGGGACGTGTCCCGCCTGGGCACCCCCGTTCCGCCTGGGCACCCCCGGCACCCCGGGCTGCCGCCGCTCAGCCAGCCCCGAGCACGCCGCGACCCGCCCCGGCCGCGCTGTGCCCGTGTCACAGGCTGCGAGCGGGGCCGCCGGGGCACCGGGACCGCCCGGGCACCGCTCCCGGCCCGCTCCCCGGAGCAGCCGCCCGGGAGGGCGCAGCCCCACGCCAG ATTGGGATGCTGGGAATGGTTTTTCCACACCTTTGCTGGAAGATAGTTTGGATCCAGTGGAACCTCCCACAG gtgtggctgcagggtggaATTCTCCACCTTCCTTGCTGGTTCCTGcacacaagcccagctcccatcGCAGGG CCAAGCCTGTTGCTGAAGGGGATCTGGCTTCCCAACCCACGTCCAGGACTGAGCCTATGGGAACCAGGAGTGATCCTCTGGAAGATGATGAGG gtGCAGCCGGCACCACTGCACGAGTGCCTGACCCCCAGAAGGGCGTTGGAAGTGGTTTCTGTCAGGGAATACGCTGTTTGCTTGAGTTAATGGCTATCGTGGCTGGTGGGGAGCTAGTCTTCATGTTGTGCTGCATTGGAATCTGGTATTGCTGGAAGAGGAAACG gcaCCTCCttgaagaaaagctgaaagcTGGTGGCTGGTCCCGAGATCTGTATAACCAGAAGagtaacagcagcagctctgagtcTGACCAGTTTATATTTGCACCTCCAAGCTCTGTGACACTTTGA
- the LOC134558116 gene encoding uncharacterized protein LOC134558116 isoform X4 has translation MARALRLFLLLLLAVSLPARAAQAAPWPAWGADWDAGNGFSTPLLEDSLDPVEPPTGVAAGWNSPPSLLVPAHKPSSHRRGPPKGKSQAKGEHRPLKPSELLDQMLSDLERRRAKPVAEGDLASQPTSRTEPMGTRSDPLEDDEGAAGTTARVPDPQKGVGSGFCQGIRCLLELMAIVAGGELVFMLCCIGIWYCWKRKRHLLEEKLKAGGWSRDLYNQKSNSSSSESDQFIFAPPSSVTL, from the exons ATGGCCCGTGCTCTGcgcctcttcctcctgctcctgctggcagtgtccctgcctgccagggctgcccaggctgctccgtGGCCAGCGTGGGGAGCAG ATTGGGATGCTGGGAATGGTTTTTCCACACCTTTGCTGGAAGATAGTTTGGATCCAGTGGAACCTCCCACAG gtgtggctgcagggtggaATTCTCCACCTTCCTTGCTGGTTCCTGcacacaagcccagctcccatcGCAGGG GTCCTCCAAAAGGAAAAAGTCAAGCTAAAGGAGAACATAGACCTCTGAAGCCTTCTGAACTTCTGGATCAGATGCTGAGTGATCTGGAGAGACGCCGTG CCAAGCCTGTTGCTGAAGGGGATCTGGCTTCCCAACCCACGTCCAGGACTGAGCCTATGGGAACCAGGAGTGATCCTCTGGAAGATGATGAGG gtGCAGCCGGCACCACTGCACGAGTGCCTGACCCCCAGAAGGGCGTTGGAAGTGGTTTCTGTCAGGGAATACGCTGTTTGCTTGAGTTAATGGCTATCGTGGCTGGTGGGGAGCTAGTCTTCATGTTGTGCTGCATTGGAATCTGGTATTGCTGGAAGAGGAAACG gcaCCTCCttgaagaaaagctgaaagcTGGTGGCTGGTCCCGAGATCTGTATAACCAGAAGagtaacagcagcagctctgagtcTGACCAGTTTATATTTGCACCTCCAAGCTCTGTGACACTTTGA
- the LOC134558116 gene encoding nascent polypeptide-associated complex subunit alpha, muscle-specific form-like isoform X3 yields MSRAPMKSPAAAAACQGRALLCATPSLRGIPPALGPERPGGCAARAEGESRSCSARRRARAPESRRGTCPAWAPPFRLGTPGTPGCRRSASPEHAATRPGRAVPVSQAASGAAGAPGPPGHRSRPAPRSSRPGGRSPTPDWDAGNGFSTPLLEDSLDPVEPPTGVAAGWNSPPSLLVPAHKPSSHRRGPPKGKSQAKGEHRPLKPSELLDQMLSDLERRRAKPVAEGDLASQPTSRTEPMGTRSDPLEDDEGTSLKKS; encoded by the exons ATGAGCCGTGCTCCAATGAAGTCACCAGCGGCAGCTGCGGCGTGCCAGGGCCgggccctgctctgtgccacccccAGCCTGCGAGGGATCCCGCCTGCGCTGGGCCCCGAGCGGCCCGGGGGCTGCGCTGCCCGTGCCGAGGGCGAGAGCCGCTCCTGCAGCGCCCGGAGGCGGGCCAGGGCTCCGGAGAGCCGCCGCGGGACGTGTCCCGCCTGGGCACCCCCGTTCCGCCTGGGCACCCCCGGCACCCCGGGCTGCCGCCGCTCAGCCAGCCCCGAGCACGCCGCGACCCGCCCCGGCCGCGCTGTGCCCGTGTCACAGGCTGCGAGCGGGGCCGCCGGGGCACCGGGACCGCCCGGGCACCGCTCCCGGCCCGCTCCCCGGAGCAGCCGCCCGGGAGGGCGCAGCCCCACGCCAG ATTGGGATGCTGGGAATGGTTTTTCCACACCTTTGCTGGAAGATAGTTTGGATCCAGTGGAACCTCCCACAG gtgtggctgcagggtggaATTCTCCACCTTCCTTGCTGGTTCCTGcacacaagcccagctcccatcGCAGGG GTCCTCCAAAAGGAAAAAGTCAAGCTAAAGGAGAACATAGACCTCTGAAGCCTTCTGAACTTCTGGATCAGATGCTGAGTGATCTGGAGAGACGCCGTG CCAAGCCTGTTGCTGAAGGGGATCTGGCTTCCCAACCCACGTCCAGGACTGAGCCTATGGGAACCAGGAGTGATCCTCTGGAAGATGATGAGG gcaCCTCCttgaagaaaagctga
- the PTPDC1 gene encoding protein tyrosine phosphatase domain-containing protein 1 isoform X2: protein MPVIEQELNTPIVYDKHFSCSQRVLKITYLTCNYFHGAVEQRVPSRRNPCGKEQPGLAGSSACIPRCRGDGAARVPAGARPGMLRAAPATSALRNFPRAQSGPGSGAGRSWGRAAMQPSPRRRSAASIFSHFFQGRRHSSSDPLLRLSQRRRSSVVELLSSSTHRVMVALSSLSPEELDATFPDKKRSWRRPTAKYTKVGERLRHVIPGHMQCSMACGGRACKYENPARWAPQQQAIGGLYSSWITDNILAMARPSTELIEKYNIIEQFERCGIKTIINLQRPGEHASCGNPLEQESGFTYLPEAFMEAGIYFYNFGWKDYGVASLTTILDMVKVMSFALQEGRVAVHCHAGLGRTGVLIACYLVFATRMSADQAILFVRAKRPNSIQTRGQLLCVREFSQFLVPLRNVFACCEPRAHAVTLAQYLTRQRHLLHGYESRHLKHVPKLVHLVCKLLLDLAENRQVVEAELLDVPDLSAEIERTVSQLGPAALERELARHDSDASDSSHAPSSALDTRDSHCSLGHECDPFWKRRNVECLQPLTHLRRRLSYSESDLRRTEFLLEHDDTAWTVPAQILENNKAKENSGEECSATGEAKPQLELNKEELVHNTCVFWSQGRFSLDGRRDGSHHRRNSTKEVQRSRTFSSGLASIHNPKEPGVPRHSFANDAAHRKDHKTNIYGRRVYLSEDSDSSSSSSKVSFSIGYESQGSREVSETIPHIVLQSELSLEARRVLAAKALADINEFLGEDEVKQKVEMWQKELNSRDGAWDKICTERDPFILCSLMWSWIEQLKEPIISKDDIDMLAKNCTESQDALYLLRKEQCQTILCILHCVVNLQVLPADVEEAVLARAIKAFTKTNFDSENGPYVYNTLKTVFKQALEEKRKRIKEGTENNPS from the exons ATGCCTGTTATTGAGCAGGAACTAAATACTCCCATTGTTTACGACAAACATTTTAGTTGTTCCCAGCGCGTTTTGAAAATTACCTACTTGACATGCAACTATTTTCACGGAGCGGTGGAACAGCGTGTCCCGAGCAGACGCAATCCCTGTGGAAAggagcagccggggctggctggcagcagcgCCTGCATCCCGCGTTGCCGTGGCGACGGCGCGGCGCGGGTACCAGCTGGAGCGCGCCCGGGGATGCTCCGCGCCGCGCCCGCAACTTCAGCGCTCCGCAACTTCCCCCGCGCTCAGAGCGGCCCGGGCAGCGGCGCCGGGCGGAGCTGGGGCCGCGCAGCCATGCAGCCTtccccccgccgccgctcggCCGCCAGCATCTTCAGCCATTTCTTCCAGGGGCGGAGGCATTCCTCCTCCGATCCCCTTCTCCGCCTCAGCCAGCGGCGCCGCAGCTCCGTggtggagctgctctcctcGTCCACGCACCGGGTCATGGTGGCTCTGTCGTCGCTCAGCCCCGAGGAGCTGGATGCAACTTTTCCTGACAAAAAAA GGAGCTGGCGGCGCCCCACGGCCAAGTACACCAAGGTGGGCGAGCGGCTGCGCCACGTCATCCCCGGGCACATGCAGTGCTCCATGGCCTGCGGCGGCCGCGCCTGCAAGTACGAGAACCCCGCGCGCTGGGCGCCGCAGCAGCAGGCCATCGGCGGGCTCTACTCGTCCTG GATAACAGATAACATCCTGGCTATGGCTCGACCCTCAACAGAACTAATTGAAAAGTACAACATCATTGAGCAGTTTGAAAG ATGTGGCATAAAAACCATAATTAACCTCCAGCGTCCTGGGGAGCACGCGAGCTGTGGGAAccccctggagcaggagagtGGCTTCACCTACCTTCCTGAAGCCTTTATGGAGGCTGGCA tttatttttataattttggaTGGAAGGATTATGGAGTGGCATCTCTCACGACCATCCTTGACATGGTGAAGGTGATGTCTTTTgccctgcaggaggggagggtgGCTGTTCACTGCCACGCAGGACTGGGGAGGACAG gtGTTCTAATAGCTTGCTACTTAGTTTTTGCCACCAGGATGAGCGCGGACCAGGCGATCCTGTTTGTGAGAGCCAAGAGGCCCAACTCCATCCAGACGCGGGGGCAGCTGCTGTGCGTGCGCGAGTTCTCGCAGTTCCTGGTGCCGCTGCGCAACGTCTTCGCGTGCTGCGAGCCGCGGGCGCACGCCGTCACGCTGGCGCAGTACCTCACCCGCCAGAGGCACCTGCTGCACGGCTACGAGAGCAGGCACCTCAAACACGTGCCCAAGCTCGTGCACCTGGTGTGCAAGCTGCTGCTGGACCTGGCCGAGAACAGGCAGGTGGTGGAGGCGGAGCTGCTGGACGTGCCGGACCTGTCGGCCGAGATTGAGAGGACCGTGTCCCAGCTGGGCCCCGCCGCGCTGGAGCGGGAGCTGGCCAGGCACGACAGCGACGCCTCCGACTCGTCCCACgccccctcctctgctctcGACACCCGGGACTCGCACTGCTCCCTGGGACACGAGTGTGATCCtttctggaaaagaaggaaTGTCGAATGCCTTCAGCCTCTTACTCATCTGAGAAGGCGTCTGAGCTACAGTGAGTCAGACCTGAGGAGAACTGAGTTTCTTTTGGAACACGATGACACTGCCTGGACAGTGCCTGCTCAGATCCTAGAGAACAACAAAGCCAAGGAGAACAGTGGGGAGGAATGTTCTGCCACGGGTGAGGCAAAGCCACAGCTGGAGTTAAACAAAGAAGAGCTAGTGCATAACACGTGCGTGTTCTGGAGCCAAGGCAGGTTTAGTCTGGATGGACGCAGGGATGGCTCCCATCACAGAAGGAACTCCACCAAAGAAGTGCAGCGCAGCAGGACCTTTTCCTCAGGCCTCGCATCCATCCACAATCCCAAGGAGCCTGGGGTGCCGAGGCACAGCTTTGCCAACGACGCTGCTCACAGGAAGGACCACAAGACCAACATATATGGCAGGAGGGTCTATCTCTCTGAGGACTCTgactcttcttcttcctcttccaaaGTGAGCTTTTCCATTGGGTATGAAAGCCAGGGTAGCAGAGAGGTGTCAGAGACAATTCCACACATTGTTCTGCAGTCAGAATTAAGTTTGGAAGCCCGAAGAGTTCTGGCAGCCAAAGCACTTGCAGATATAAATGAATTTCTGGGAGAGGATGAAGTGAAGCAGAAAGTAGAAATGTGGCAG aaagaACTGAATTCTCGAGATGGAGCTTGGGATAAAATCTGCACAGAAAGAGATCCTTTTATCCTCTGCAGCTTGATGTGGTCTTGGATAGAGCAGCTGAAAGAACCTATTATATCCAAAGATGATATTGACATGCTGGCAAAAAATtgcacagaatcccaggatgcACTCTACTTGCTGAGAAAG gagcagtgtcAGACCATCCTGTGTATTTTACACTGTGTGGTGAacctgcaggtgctgccagctGATGTGGAGGAGGCCGTACTTGCTCGTGCTATTAAAGCTTTCACCAAG ACAAACTTCGATTCTGAGAATGGGCCATATGTTTACAATACCttgaaaactgtatttaaacaagcactggaagaaaaaaggaaaaggattaaggaaggaacagagaatAATCCTTCTTGa
- the LOC134558116 gene encoding nascent polypeptide-associated complex subunit alpha, muscle-specific form-like isoform X1, with protein sequence MSRAPMKSPAAAAACQGRALLCATPSLRGIPPALGPERPGGCAARAEGESRSCSARRRARAPESRRGTCPAWAPPFRLGTPGTPGCRRSASPEHAATRPGRAVPVSQAASGAAGAPGPPGHRSRPAPRSSRPGGRSPTPDWDAGNGFSTPLLEDSLDPVEPPTGVAAGWNSPPSLLVPAHKPSSHRRGPPKGKSQAKGEHRPLKPSELLDQMLSDLERRRAKPVAEGDLASQPTSRTEPMGTRSDPLEDDEGAAGTTARVPDPQKGVGSGFCQGIRCLLELMAIVAGGELVFMLCCIGIWYCWKRKRHLLEEKLKAGGWSRDLYNQKSNSSSSESDQFIFAPPSSVTL encoded by the exons ATGAGCCGTGCTCCAATGAAGTCACCAGCGGCAGCTGCGGCGTGCCAGGGCCgggccctgctctgtgccacccccAGCCTGCGAGGGATCCCGCCTGCGCTGGGCCCCGAGCGGCCCGGGGGCTGCGCTGCCCGTGCCGAGGGCGAGAGCCGCTCCTGCAGCGCCCGGAGGCGGGCCAGGGCTCCGGAGAGCCGCCGCGGGACGTGTCCCGCCTGGGCACCCCCGTTCCGCCTGGGCACCCCCGGCACCCCGGGCTGCCGCCGCTCAGCCAGCCCCGAGCACGCCGCGACCCGCCCCGGCCGCGCTGTGCCCGTGTCACAGGCTGCGAGCGGGGCCGCCGGGGCACCGGGACCGCCCGGGCACCGCTCCCGGCCCGCTCCCCGGAGCAGCCGCCCGGGAGGGCGCAGCCCCACGCCAG ATTGGGATGCTGGGAATGGTTTTTCCACACCTTTGCTGGAAGATAGTTTGGATCCAGTGGAACCTCCCACAG gtgtggctgcagggtggaATTCTCCACCTTCCTTGCTGGTTCCTGcacacaagcccagctcccatcGCAGGG GTCCTCCAAAAGGAAAAAGTCAAGCTAAAGGAGAACATAGACCTCTGAAGCCTTCTGAACTTCTGGATCAGATGCTGAGTGATCTGGAGAGACGCCGTG CCAAGCCTGTTGCTGAAGGGGATCTGGCTTCCCAACCCACGTCCAGGACTGAGCCTATGGGAACCAGGAGTGATCCTCTGGAAGATGATGAGG gtGCAGCCGGCACCACTGCACGAGTGCCTGACCCCCAGAAGGGCGTTGGAAGTGGTTTCTGTCAGGGAATACGCTGTTTGCTTGAGTTAATGGCTATCGTGGCTGGTGGGGAGCTAGTCTTCATGTTGTGCTGCATTGGAATCTGGTATTGCTGGAAGAGGAAACG gcaCCTCCttgaagaaaagctgaaagcTGGTGGCTGGTCCCGAGATCTGTATAACCAGAAGagtaacagcagcagctctgagtcTGACCAGTTTATATTTGCACCTCCAAGCTCTGTGACACTTTGA